In Cedecea neteri, a single genomic region encodes these proteins:
- the pxpB gene encoding 5-oxoprolinase subunit PxpB, with protein sequence MQRARCYLLGEKAVVLELEPPVRLASQQRIWGLMQRLNASEEVSEAIPGMNNITVVLKDPQRLALDGIEWLQRWWEESEAVIPVPRQIDIPVVYGGEMGPDLDAVARHNNLTPEQVVALHSGAEYIVYFLGFQPGFAYLGGLPEVLATPRRAEPRLQVAAGSVGIGGSQTGIYPLVTPGGWQIIGHTSLHLFNPNGSSPTLLLPGDTVRFVPQQGGIC encoded by the coding sequence GTGCAACGAGCTCGCTGTTATTTATTGGGTGAAAAAGCGGTGGTTCTTGAACTGGAGCCGCCCGTCAGACTTGCCAGCCAGCAGCGCATTTGGGGGCTGATGCAGCGCCTGAATGCCTCTGAGGAGGTGAGCGAGGCCATTCCTGGCATGAATAACATCACCGTGGTGCTGAAAGATCCTCAGCGGTTAGCGCTGGATGGCATTGAATGGCTTCAGCGCTGGTGGGAAGAAAGTGAAGCTGTGATCCCTGTGCCTCGTCAGATCGATATTCCGGTGGTGTACGGCGGTGAGATGGGGCCCGATCTTGATGCCGTAGCTCGGCACAATAATTTAACGCCCGAGCAGGTCGTCGCCCTGCATTCCGGCGCGGAATACATCGTCTACTTCCTTGGCTTCCAGCCGGGGTTTGCTTATTTGGGGGGGCTGCCTGAAGTGCTCGCTACGCCCCGCCGCGCAGAGCCGCGGCTGCAGGTTGCTGCCGGCTCTGTAGGCATTGGCGGCAGTCAAACCGGTATTTATCCGCTGGTGACGCCGGGAGGCTGGCAAATCATCGGCCACACTTCACTCCATTTGTTCAACCCCAACGGCTCATCACCCACTTTATTGTTGCCGGGTGACACCGTGCGTTTCGTCCCGCAACAGGGGGGCATATGCTGA
- the kdpA gene encoding potassium-transporting ATPase subunit KdpA: MAASGFLLIASFLLVLFALAKPLGAVLARLIDGEPLPIVGRIEPFLWSLMGSKGEEMGWKRYLMAILAFNVFGLILLFAMLLFQDSLPLNPQHLPGLSWHLALNTAVSFVSNTNWQSYGGETTLSYFSQMVGLTVQNFVSAATGIAVVFALIRGFSRHSTSTLGNAWVDLTRVTLYILLPIALVMALFFISQGSLQNFSAYQPYTTVEGVQHLLPMGPVASQEAIKMLGTNGGGFFNANSSHPFENPTALTNFVQMISIFLIPAALCFAFGEAVGDRRQGRALLWAMTIIFVVCVVVVMWAELQGNPHFIQLGANSSINMEGKESRFGILNSSLFAVITTAASCGAVNAMHDSFTALGGMVPMWLMQIGEVVFGGVGAGLYGMLLFVLLAVFIAGLMIGRTPEYLGKKIDVPEMKMTSLAILITPALVLLGTALAMMTDAGRSGMANPGIHGFSEVLYAVSSAANNNGSAFAGLSTNTPFWNVLLAVCMWFGRFGVIIPVMAIAGSLAAKKSQAVSIGTLPTHGPLFIGLLIGTVLLVGALTFIPALALGPVAEHLSLVNF; encoded by the coding sequence ATGGCTGCGTCCGGATTTTTACTGATCGCCAGCTTCCTGCTGGTGCTCTTTGCCCTTGCGAAACCGCTGGGCGCCGTGCTGGCACGCCTGATTGACGGCGAACCGCTGCCGATTGTGGGCCGCATTGAGCCGTTTTTGTGGTCCCTGATGGGCAGCAAAGGTGAAGAAATGGGCTGGAAACGCTATCTGATGGCGATTCTGGCATTTAACGTTTTCGGGCTGATCCTGCTGTTCGCGATGCTGCTGTTCCAGGACAGCTTGCCGCTTAACCCGCAGCATCTGCCGGGCCTCTCCTGGCACCTGGCGCTGAACACTGCCGTCAGTTTTGTCTCCAACACCAACTGGCAGTCTTACGGCGGCGAAACCACGCTGAGCTACTTCAGCCAGATGGTGGGTCTGACGGTACAAAACTTCGTTTCCGCCGCAACCGGCATTGCCGTGGTGTTTGCGCTGATTCGTGGTTTTTCTCGCCATTCCACCAGCACGCTGGGCAACGCATGGGTCGATTTAACCCGCGTCACGCTATATATCCTGCTGCCTATCGCACTGGTGATGGCGCTGTTCTTTATTAGCCAGGGTTCGCTGCAGAACTTCTCTGCTTACCAGCCTTACACCACTGTCGAAGGCGTTCAGCACTTGCTGCCAATGGGGCCGGTGGCTTCTCAGGAAGCGATAAAAATGCTGGGTACCAACGGCGGGGGCTTCTTCAACGCCAACTCCTCTCACCCGTTTGAGAACCCTACGGCGCTGACCAACTTTGTGCAGATGATTTCTATCTTCCTGATCCCGGCTGCGCTCTGCTTCGCCTTTGGTGAAGCCGTGGGCGACCGCCGTCAGGGGCGCGCGCTGCTCTGGGCGATGACCATCATCTTCGTGGTCTGCGTGGTGGTGGTGATGTGGGCCGAGCTGCAGGGCAACCCGCACTTTATCCAGTTGGGCGCCAACAGCAGTATCAACATGGAAGGCAAAGAGAGCCGCTTCGGCATTCTGAACAGCAGCCTGTTCGCGGTCATTACTACCGCGGCATCCTGCGGGGCAGTTAACGCCATGCATGACTCCTTCACGGCGCTGGGCGGCATGGTGCCAATGTGGCTGATGCAGATTGGTGAAGTGGTCTTCGGCGGCGTAGGTGCAGGCCTGTACGGCATGCTGCTGTTCGTCCTGCTGGCCGTGTTTATCGCCGGGCTGATGATTGGGCGTACCCCTGAATACCTGGGTAAGAAAATCGACGTGCCGGAAATGAAAATGACTTCGCTGGCCATTCTTATCACCCCTGCTCTGGTGCTGCTCGGCACCGCGCTGGCGATGATGACGGATGCAGGCCGCAGCGGCATGGCAAACCCGGGTATTCACGGCTTCAGCGAAGTGCTGTATGCGGTTTCTTCTGCCGCAAACAATAACGGCAGCGCCTTCGCTGGCCTGAGCACCAACACGCCGTTCTGGAACGTCCTGCTGGCCGTATGCATGTGGTTTGGCCGCTTCGGGGTGATTATCCCGGTGATGGCAATTGCCGGTTCCCTGGCCGCGAAAAAATCCCAGGCCGTCAGCATCGGCACGCTGCCAACGCACGGCCCGCTGTTTATCGGTTTACTGATTGGGACAGTGCTGCTGGTTGGCGCCCTGACCTTTATCCCCGCCCTCGCTTTAGGCCCGGTTGCGGAACACCTTTCTCTGGTTAATTTCTGA
- the nei gene encoding endonuclease VIII — MPEGPEIRRAADKLEAAVGGEPLTEAWFAFEELKPFEAMLVGKTIDSIETRGKAMLTHFSNGLTLYSHNQLYGVWRVADAGKIAETNRVLRVRLQTAKKAILLYSASDIEILDQGQLEQHPFLQRVGPDVLDETLTVDLVKARLLSPKFRRRQFSGLLLDQAFLAGLGNYLRVEILWEAELAPQHRAEELSEVQIERLATALLAIPRLSYQTRGQGDENKHHGAVFSFRVFHLAGEPCERCGGIIERTNFSSRPFYWCPRCQK; from the coding sequence ATGCCGGAAGGACCGGAGATTCGCCGCGCGGCGGATAAGCTGGAAGCCGCCGTGGGCGGGGAACCGTTAACCGAAGCCTGGTTTGCTTTTGAAGAGCTAAAGCCGTTTGAGGCGATGCTGGTGGGGAAAACCATCGACAGTATCGAGACCCGAGGGAAAGCGATGCTGACGCATTTTTCCAACGGCTTAACTTTGTACAGCCATAATCAGCTTTACGGCGTATGGCGAGTGGCTGACGCAGGTAAAATAGCAGAAACGAACCGTGTGCTGCGTGTCAGGCTGCAAACGGCTAAAAAAGCCATTCTTCTTTACAGCGCCTCGGACATCGAAATACTGGATCAGGGGCAGCTTGAACAACATCCTTTCTTGCAGCGCGTTGGGCCGGATGTGTTGGATGAAACGCTGACGGTGGATCTGGTCAAAGCACGTTTGCTGTCGCCGAAGTTTCGCCGTCGGCAGTTCAGCGGGTTACTGCTCGATCAGGCTTTTCTTGCCGGTCTGGGGAATTACCTGAGAGTGGAAATCCTCTGGGAAGCGGAGCTTGCGCCGCAGCACCGCGCGGAGGAGTTAAGCGAAGTGCAGATTGAGCGGTTAGCGACTGCTTTGCTGGCGATTCCACGGCTTTCTTATCAGACGCGAGGCCAGGGAGATGAGAACAAACATCACGGGGCTGTTTTCAGCTTTAGGGTGTTTCACCTGGCGGGTGAACCGTGTGAGCGGTGTGGCGGGATTATTGAAAGAACCAACTTCTCTTCAAGGCCTTTTTACTGGTGTCCTCGCTGCCAGAAATAA
- the phrB gene encoding deoxyribodipyrimidine photo-lyase has translation MPTHLVWFRNDLRIHDNYALHAACRNPDAKVIGFFVVTPEQWRQHVMAPKQAEFIFEHLRALGHALAGRGIELHIQQAADFAASIDCIKAFCAEQKVDALFYNYQYEVNERARDAALEKALDVDVTVQGFDDSLLLAPGSVTTGNHEMYKVFTPFSKAFIRRLQEGLPECVPSPKARGECHFNERFTFDMPREAFDRELFPVGEPEAIGMLRKFCLQPAADYPDQRDFPAIEGTSRLSPYLATGVLSPRQCLHRLLKEHPKALEGEAGATWLNELIWREFYRHLMVAYPKLCRHRPFIAWTDKVRWSGNNAWLEAWQQGKTGYPIVDAAMRQLNLTGWMHNRLRMVVASFLVKDLLIDWRQGERYFMSQLIDGDLAANNGGWQWAASTGTDAAPYFRIFNPTTQGERFDAEGDFIRHWLPELKTVPGKQIHSPWAWADKQKQTLDYPRPIVDHKQARLNTLAAYEAARK, from the coding sequence ATGCCCACCCATCTGGTCTGGTTCCGCAACGATCTACGTATTCACGATAACTACGCCTTACACGCCGCCTGCCGTAATCCCGATGCAAAAGTCATCGGATTTTTTGTCGTGACGCCCGAACAGTGGCGGCAGCACGTCATGGCGCCAAAGCAGGCCGAGTTTATCTTTGAACATTTACGGGCCCTGGGTCATGCCCTGGCCGGTCGCGGGATTGAACTTCATATCCAACAGGCTGCGGATTTCGCCGCGTCGATAGACTGTATAAAAGCGTTCTGCGCTGAACAAAAGGTCGACGCGCTTTTTTACAACTACCAGTATGAAGTCAACGAGCGCGCCCGTGACGCCGCGCTGGAAAAAGCCCTGGATGTAGACGTTACAGTGCAGGGCTTTGATGACAGCCTGCTGCTTGCGCCGGGCAGCGTCACTACCGGTAACCACGAGATGTATAAAGTCTTTACCCCGTTCAGCAAGGCGTTTATTCGGCGTTTGCAGGAAGGGCTGCCGGAATGCGTGCCTTCGCCCAAAGCCCGGGGAGAGTGCCATTTCAATGAACGCTTTACGTTTGATATGCCCCGTGAGGCGTTTGACCGTGAACTCTTCCCGGTGGGTGAGCCGGAGGCTATCGGCATGCTACGTAAGTTTTGCCTGCAGCCCGCTGCCGATTACCCGGATCAACGTGATTTCCCGGCGATAGAAGGCACCAGCCGGCTGTCGCCTTATCTGGCCACCGGCGTTTTATCTCCGCGTCAGTGCCTGCATCGCCTGCTAAAAGAACACCCTAAAGCGCTGGAGGGGGAGGCCGGAGCCACCTGGCTCAACGAACTCATCTGGCGCGAGTTTTACCGCCACCTGATGGTCGCGTACCCGAAGCTTTGCCGCCACCGGCCGTTTATCGCCTGGACTGATAAAGTTCGCTGGAGCGGGAATAATGCATGGCTTGAAGCCTGGCAGCAGGGTAAAACGGGTTACCCGATTGTCGATGCGGCGATGCGGCAGTTGAACCTAACGGGCTGGATGCATAACCGTTTACGCATGGTCGTGGCGAGTTTTCTGGTGAAGGATTTGCTGATCGACTGGCGGCAGGGCGAGCGCTATTTTATGTCACAGCTGATTGACGGCGATCTGGCGGCGAACAACGGTGGCTGGCAGTGGGCGGCCTCTACGGGCACCGACGCCGCGCCTTATTTTCGCATTTTTAACCCGACAACTCAGGGCGAACGCTTTGATGCTGAAGGGGATTTTATTCGCCACTGGCTACCTGAACTGAAAACTGTGCCTGGGAAACAGATTCATTCGCCGTGGGCCTGGGCCGATAAACAAAAGCAAACGCTGGACTACCCGCGCCCGATTGTTGACCATAAACAGGCCCGACTGAATACGCTTGCCGCTTATGAAGCAGCAAGAAAATAA
- the gltA gene encoding citrate synthase: MADTKANLTLNGDDALELDVLKGTLGQDVIDIRSLGSKGVFTFDPGFTSTASCESKITYIDGDEGILLHRGFPIDQLATESSYLEVCYILLNGEKPTQEQFDEFKTTVTRHTMIHEQITRLFHGFRRDSHPMAVLCGVTGALAAFYHDSLDVNNPRHREIAAFRLLSKMPTVAAMCYKYSIGQPFVYPRNDLSYSANFLNMMFSTPCEEYKVNPILERAMDRILILHADHEQNASTSTVRTAGSSGANPFACIAAGIASLWGPAHGGANEAALKMLEEISTVEHIPEFIRRAKDKNDSFRLMGFGHRVYKNYDPRATVMRETCHEVLKELNLKDNNLLEVAMELEHIALNDPYFIEKKLYPNVDFYSGIILKAMGIPSSMFTVIFAMARTVGWIAHWNEMHDDGIKIARPRQLYTGYDKRDFKFDLKK; encoded by the coding sequence ATGGCTGATACTAAAGCAAACCTCACCCTTAATGGTGACGATGCTCTCGAACTTGATGTGCTAAAGGGCACGCTAGGTCAGGATGTAATTGATATCCGTAGTCTTGGTTCTAAAGGTGTATTTACTTTTGACCCAGGTTTCACCTCTACCGCATCCTGCGAATCCAAAATCACTTATATCGACGGTGACGAAGGCATTCTGTTGCACCGCGGTTTCCCGATTGACCAACTGGCCACCGAATCCAGCTACCTGGAAGTGTGCTACATCCTGCTGAACGGCGAAAAACCGACGCAGGAGCAGTTCGACGAATTCAAAACCACCGTTACCCGTCACACCATGATTCACGAACAGATTACCCGTCTGTTCCACGGCTTCCGTCGCGACTCGCATCCGATGGCCGTGCTGTGCGGCGTAACCGGTGCGCTGGCGGCCTTCTACCACGATTCCCTTGACGTGAATAACCCACGCCACCGTGAAATCGCGGCATTCCGCCTGCTCTCCAAAATGCCAACCGTAGCGGCAATGTGTTACAAGTATTCGATTGGCCAGCCGTTCGTTTATCCTCGCAACGACCTCTCCTACTCGGCTAACTTCCTGAACATGATGTTCTCCACGCCGTGCGAAGAGTACAAAGTTAACCCAATTCTGGAGCGCGCAATGGATCGTATTCTGATCCTGCACGCAGACCACGAGCAGAACGCATCGACGTCAACCGTGCGTACCGCAGGCTCTTCCGGCGCTAACCCATTTGCGTGTATCGCGGCGGGGATCGCTTCCCTGTGGGGACCGGCTCACGGCGGCGCGAACGAAGCTGCGCTGAAGATGCTGGAAGAAATCAGCACCGTGGAGCACATTCCAGAATTTATCCGTCGTGCCAAAGACAAGAACGACTCGTTCCGCCTGATGGGCTTCGGCCACCGCGTGTACAAAAACTACGACCCGCGCGCCACCGTGATGCGTGAAACCTGTCACGAAGTGCTGAAAGAGCTGAACCTGAAGGATAACAACCTGCTGGAAGTGGCGATGGAGCTGGAACACATCGCGCTGAACGACCCGTACTTCATCGAGAAGAAACTCTATCCGAACGTAGACTTCTACTCCGGCATCATCCTGAAGGCGATGGGCATTCCTTCCTCCATGTTTACCGTTATCTTCGCGATGGCGCGTACCGTGGGCTGGATTGCACACTGGAACGAAATGCACGACGACGGCATTAAAATTGCCCGTCCACGTCAGCTGTACACCGGCTACGACAAACGTGATTTCAAATTCGACCTCAAAAAGTAA
- a CDS encoding YbfA family protein, translating to MSLYKEYPAHQVILRRTFAVAAGVLALPVMLFWKDRARFYSYLHRVWSKTSDKPVWMAQSEAAAFDFY from the coding sequence ATGTCTTTATACAAAGAATACCCTGCGCATCAGGTCATCCTGCGTCGCACCTTCGCAGTCGCTGCCGGCGTGCTGGCGCTGCCTGTAATGCTGTTCTGGAAAGATCGCGCGCGTTTTTACAGCTACCTGCACCGCGTCTGGTCTAAAACCAGCGACAAACCAGTATGGATGGCGCAATCCGAAGCCGCCGCCTTCGACTTTTACTAA
- a CDS encoding type 2 GTP cyclohydrolase I, producing MKNSELERLINDKLNSAAISDYAPNGLQVEGREEIRKIVTGVTASQALLDEAVRQQADAVIVHHGYFWKNESPVIRGMKRNRLKTLLVNDINLYGWHLPLDAHPQLGNNAQLGALLGIETKGEVEPLVPWGEFPTPLSGVELASWIEMRLGRTPLWCGDTGPDQIRRVAWCTGGGQGFIDSAARFGVDAFITGEVSEQTIHSAREQGLHFYAAGHHATERGGIQALSDWLNSETDLDVIFIDIPNPA from the coding sequence ATGAAAAACAGTGAACTGGAACGCCTGATTAATGACAAGCTGAACAGCGCGGCAATCAGCGATTACGCCCCGAATGGCCTGCAGGTTGAAGGCCGGGAAGAGATCCGCAAGATTGTCACCGGCGTTACCGCCAGCCAGGCGCTGTTGGACGAGGCCGTGCGCCAGCAGGCCGACGCGGTGATCGTCCACCACGGTTATTTCTGGAAAAACGAATCGCCGGTGATCCGCGGCATGAAGCGCAATCGTCTGAAAACGCTGCTGGTGAACGACATCAACCTTTACGGCTGGCATTTACCGCTTGATGCCCATCCACAGCTCGGGAATAACGCCCAACTTGGCGCGCTGCTGGGGATTGAAACGAAAGGGGAAGTTGAGCCGCTGGTGCCGTGGGGCGAGTTCCCTACGCCGCTTTCCGGCGTGGAGCTGGCTTCCTGGATTGAAATGCGCTTAGGCCGCACGCCGCTGTGGTGTGGGGATACTGGCCCGGATCAGATCCGCCGCGTGGCGTGGTGCACCGGCGGTGGGCAAGGCTTTATCGATAGCGCGGCACGCTTTGGTGTGGATGCGTTTATTACCGGCGAGGTTTCCGAACAGACGATTCACTCCGCCCGCGAGCAGGGGCTGCATTTCTATGCAGCAGGTCACCATGCCACCGAGCGGGGTGGGATCCAGGCGCTTAGCGACTGGCTAAACAGCGAAACCGATCTCGACGTTATCTTTATCGACATCCCTAATCCAGCCTGA
- the kdpF gene encoding K(+)-transporting ATPase subunit F: MSAGVITGIVLVFLLLGYLVYALIKAEAF; encoded by the coding sequence GTGAGTGCAGGCGTCATAACCGGCATCGTGCTGGTCTTCTTGCTGTTGGGTTACCTGGTTTATGCCCTGATTAAAGCGGAGGCGTTTTAA
- the sdhA gene encoding succinate dehydrogenase flavoprotein subunit — MKLPVREFDAVVIGAGGAGMRAALQISQSGQTCALLSKVFPTRSHTVSAQGGITVALGNTHEDNWEWHMYDTVKGSDYIGDQDAIEYMCKTGPEAILELDHMGLPFSRLENGTIYQRPFGGQSKDFGGEQAARTAAAADRTGHALLHTLYQQNLKNHTTIFSEWYALDLVKNADGAVVGCTALCIETGEVVYFKARATVLATGGAGRIYQSTTNAHINTGDGVGMAIRAGVPVQDMEMWQFHPTGIAGAGVLVTEGCRGEGGYLLNKHGERFMERYAPNAKDLAGRDVVARSIMIEIREGRGCDGPWGPHAKLKLDHLGKEVLESRLPGILELSRTFAHVDPVKEPIPVIPTCHYMMGGIPTKVTGQALTVNEQGEDVVIPGLFAVGEIACVSVHGANRLGGNSLLDLVVFGRAVGLHLQESIAEQGDLLDATDAEIDASLERLNRWNGNRNGEDPVEIRKALQECMQHNFSVFREGDAMAKGLEQLKAIRERLKNARLDDTSSEFNTQRVECLELDNLMETAYATAVSANFRTESRGAHSRFDFPERDDENWLCHSLYLPETESMTRRSVNMEPKLRPAFPPKIRTY, encoded by the coding sequence ATGAAACTGCCAGTCAGAGAATTTGATGCTGTAGTGATTGGTGCCGGCGGCGCAGGTATGCGCGCGGCGCTACAGATTTCCCAGAGCGGCCAGACCTGTGCGCTGCTTTCAAAAGTGTTCCCAACTCGTTCCCATACCGTATCCGCGCAGGGTGGTATCACCGTGGCGCTCGGTAATACCCATGAAGATAACTGGGAATGGCACATGTATGACACGGTAAAAGGTTCCGATTACATCGGTGACCAGGACGCCATCGAATACATGTGTAAAACCGGCCCGGAAGCGATTCTGGAACTGGACCACATGGGCCTGCCTTTCTCCCGTCTGGAAAACGGCACCATTTATCAACGTCCGTTCGGCGGCCAGTCGAAAGACTTCGGCGGCGAGCAGGCGGCACGTACTGCTGCAGCGGCTGACCGTACCGGCCACGCTTTACTGCACACGCTGTATCAGCAGAACCTGAAAAACCACACTACCATCTTCTCCGAGTGGTATGCGCTGGATCTGGTGAAAAACGCCGATGGTGCCGTAGTTGGCTGCACCGCGCTGTGCATCGAAACCGGGGAAGTGGTTTACTTCAAAGCCCGCGCAACCGTGCTGGCAACCGGCGGCGCAGGCCGTATTTATCAGTCCACCACCAACGCCCACATCAATACCGGTGACGGCGTCGGCATGGCTATCCGTGCTGGCGTGCCGGTGCAGGATATGGAAATGTGGCAGTTCCACCCAACCGGTATCGCCGGGGCAGGGGTTCTGGTAACAGAAGGCTGCCGCGGTGAAGGCGGTTACCTGCTGAACAAACACGGCGAACGCTTCATGGAGCGTTATGCCCCGAATGCGAAAGACCTGGCGGGTCGTGACGTGGTGGCGCGTTCCATTATGATCGAAATCCGTGAAGGCCGCGGCTGTGATGGTCCGTGGGGTCCACACGCCAAACTGAAACTCGACCACCTGGGTAAAGAAGTGCTGGAATCCCGCCTGCCGGGCATTCTGGAACTGTCTCGTACCTTTGCCCACGTCGATCCAGTGAAAGAGCCGATCCCGGTTATCCCAACCTGCCACTATATGATGGGCGGTATTCCGACCAAAGTAACTGGTCAGGCGCTGACCGTGAACGAGCAGGGCGAAGATGTGGTTATCCCAGGTTTGTTCGCCGTGGGCGAAATCGCCTGTGTTTCCGTACACGGTGCGAACCGTCTGGGCGGCAACTCCCTGCTTGACCTGGTGGTGTTCGGGCGTGCTGTTGGCCTGCACCTGCAGGAATCCATTGCCGAGCAGGGCGATCTGCTTGACGCAACCGACGCTGAAATCGACGCCTCCCTTGAGCGCCTCAACCGCTGGAACGGCAACCGTAACGGTGAAGATCCGGTGGAAATCCGCAAAGCGCTGCAGGAATGTATGCAGCACAACTTCTCGGTGTTCCGCGAAGGTGACGCGATGGCCAAAGGGCTTGAGCAGCTGAAAGCGATCCGCGAGCGCCTGAAAAATGCCCGTCTGGACGACACTTCCAGCGAGTTCAACACCCAGCGCGTTGAATGTCTGGAGCTGGATAACCTGATGGAAACCGCTTACGCCACTGCGGTGTCGGCAAACTTCCGTACCGAGAGCCGTGGCGCGCATAGCCGCTTCGACTTCCCGGAGCGTGATGACGAAAACTGGCTGTGCCATTCCCTGTATCTGCCAGAGACGGAGTCCATGACGCGTCGTAGCGTCAACATGGAACCGAAACTGCGTCCGGCGTTCCCGCCGAAGATTCGTACTTATTAA
- the sdhD gene encoding succinate dehydrogenase membrane anchor subunit, which produces MVSNASALGRNGVHDYVLVRATAIVLTLYIIYMIGFFAVTGELTYDVWHGFFASAFTKVFTLLALFSILIHAWIGMWQVLTDYVKPLAIRLPLQLLIVVALVVYVIYGFVVVWGV; this is translated from the coding sequence ATGGTAAGCAATGCCTCCGCATTGGGTCGCAATGGCGTGCACGATTATGTGCTGGTTCGCGCTACCGCCATCGTACTCACCCTGTACATCATCTACATGATTGGCTTCTTCGCTGTCACCGGCGAGCTGACCTACGACGTCTGGCACGGCTTCTTTGCCTCTGCCTTCACCAAAGTTTTCACCCTGCTGGCACTGTTCTCTATTTTGATCCATGCCTGGATTGGCATGTGGCAGGTGTTGACCGACTACGTTAAACCGCTGGCGATTCGCCTTCCTTTACAGCTGCTGATTGTTGTCGCGCTGGTGGTTTACGTCATTTATGGATTCGTTGTGGTGTGGGGTGTGTAA
- the pxpC gene encoding 5-oxoprolinase subunit PxpC produces the protein MLNIIRAGIQTSVQDTGREGHRHLGVSRCGALDTPALSVANLLVGNAPDAPALEITLGQCVIEFGRSGWFALTGAGCHAELDGNAVWTGWRLPVKKGQRLTLKKPAHGMRSYLAVDGGLDVPQVMGSYSTDLKAGIGGHQGRLLRDGDRLSLRKPQRKFQHPRGVKQVLWGNRIRAVTGPEYQEFSQASQESFWRLAWQISPQSNRMGYRLQGPELARTTQREMLSHGLLPGVIQVPHNGQPIVLMNDAQTTGGYPRIACVIEADLYHLAQVRLGEPIHFVPCTLAEALKARREQAIYLEQIAWQLAQEA, from the coding sequence ATGCTGAATATTATTCGCGCCGGGATTCAAACCAGCGTGCAGGATACGGGCCGCGAAGGGCATCGCCATTTGGGCGTGAGCCGCTGCGGCGCGCTCGATACACCCGCTCTCTCAGTCGCCAATTTACTGGTCGGGAATGCGCCTGACGCCCCCGCACTGGAAATCACGCTAGGGCAGTGCGTGATTGAATTCGGGCGTAGCGGTTGGTTTGCGCTTACCGGAGCTGGCTGCCATGCGGAACTGGATGGCAACGCCGTTTGGACGGGCTGGCGACTGCCGGTCAAAAAAGGCCAAAGGCTGACGCTGAAAAAACCTGCGCACGGTATGCGCAGCTACCTTGCCGTCGACGGTGGCCTGGATGTGCCGCAAGTGATGGGGTCTTACAGCACCGATCTTAAAGCCGGGATCGGCGGTCATCAGGGGCGTTTGCTGCGGGATGGTGACCGTTTATCTCTGCGTAAACCTCAGCGTAAATTTCAGCATCCTCGCGGCGTTAAGCAAGTGCTTTGGGGAAATCGTATTCGTGCTGTGACCGGGCCGGAGTATCAGGAGTTCAGTCAGGCGTCACAGGAGAGTTTCTGGCGTCTGGCCTGGCAAATTAGCCCGCAGAGTAACCGGATGGGCTATCGGCTTCAGGGGCCAGAGTTGGCGCGGACGACCCAGCGAGAAATGCTCTCCCATGGCCTGCTCCCGGGCGTGATTCAGGTGCCGCATAACGGCCAGCCGATTGTGCTCATGAACGATGCCCAGACAACCGGGGGCTATCCTCGCATTGCCTGCGTGATTGAGGCCGATCTTTATCATCTGGCTCAGGTCAGGCTGGGGGAACCCATTCATTTTGTGCCGTGTACGCTGGCGGAAGCGCTCAAAGCGCGCCGCGAACAGGCGATTTATCTCGAGCAGATCGCCTGGCAACTGGCACAGGAAGCGTAA
- the sdhC gene encoding succinate dehydrogenase cytochrome b556 subunit, which translates to MWALFMIRNVKKQRPVNLDLKTIRFPVTAIASILHRVSGVITFVAVGILLWLLGLSLSSPEGFLTASAVMSSFIVKFIMWGILTALAYHVVVGIRHLLMDFGYLEETFVAGKRSAHIAFVITVVLSILAGVLVW; encoded by the coding sequence ATGTGGGCGCTATTCATGATAAGAAACGTGAAAAAACAACGACCTGTCAATCTGGACCTGAAAACGATCCGGTTCCCCGTCACTGCAATCGCTTCCATCCTCCACCGCGTTTCCGGCGTGATCACATTTGTGGCGGTCGGCATTCTGCTTTGGTTGCTGGGACTGTCACTCTCCTCCCCGGAAGGTTTTCTGACCGCGTCCGCCGTGATGAGCAGCTTTATCGTTAAATTTATAATGTGGGGCATTCTGACGGCTCTGGCCTATCACGTGGTGGTTGGTATTCGCCATCTGCTGATGGACTTTGGCTATCTGGAAGAGACCTTTGTAGCGGGCAAACGATCCGCACATATCGCCTTTGTTATTACTGTCGTGCTTTCAATTCTTGCAGGAGTCCTCGTATGGTAA